CTGGATCAGATCGGACCGATGACCCGCGACGTGCGCGACGCTGCGCTGCTCCTCTCGGCGATCGCCGGCCACGACCCGCGCGACTCGACGAGCGCGAGCGCGGAGGTTCCCGACTACCTGGCGGAGCTCGATCGCGGGGTGGAGGGCCTTCGGGTCGGTATCATCAGCGAGATGATGGGGGAGGGGATAGAGCCCGGGGTGCGCGAGGTCGTCGAGCGGGCGGCGAGGAGCCTCGAGGAGGCGGGGGCCGAGGTCGGCGAGGCGCACCTGCCGCACCAGGAGTACGCGCTCGCGGCCTACTACATCATCGCCCCGGCGGAGGTCTCCTCGAACCTGGCCCGCTTCGACGGGGTGCGCTACGGGATGCGGGTCGAGGCCGAGGGTGTGCACGAGATGTTCCGCAGGACCCGCGGGCGGGGCTTCGGGGACGAGGCCAAGCGGCGCATCATGCTCGGCACCTACGCGCTCTCCTCCGGCTACTACGAGGCGTACTACGCCCAGGCGCAGAAGGTGAGGACCAGGATCATCGAGGACTTCCGGGCGGCCTTCTCCCGCTTCGACGTCCTGCTCTCCCCGACCTCGCCGACGGTCGCCTTCGGGCTCGGCGAGAAGGTGGAGGACCCGCTCGCGATGTACGCGCAGGATATCTGCTCGATCCCGGCGAATCTGGCCGGCATCCCCGCCATCAGCGTCCCGGGGGGGCTCTCGGAGGGGCTCCCGGTCGGGGTGCAGCTCATGGGGAACCACTTCGCCGAGGCGACGCTGCTGCGGGCCGCACGCACCGTCGAGGAGGCGTCGGGGTTCAGGTTCGAGATGAGGCCGTAGGACCGGTGCTAGAATGGCCCGAAGTGAGGTTGCTGGCAGGAAAGTTCGAGGTTCTGGTGCTTTGGAGGTAAAGGAGAGAGAGGCTTACCAGGCGGTCATCGGGCTCGAGTTCCACGCCCACATCGCCACCCGCACGAAGATGTTCTGCGGTTGTCGGGTCTCCTACGGAGATCCGCCGAACACCCACACCTGCCCGGTGTGTCTGGGACACCCGGGGGCCCTTCCGGTGGCGAACGAGCGGGCGGTCGAACTCGGGGTGATGGCGGGGCTCGCGATGGGGTGCGAGGTGGCCCCGCGGGCCGTCTTCGCCCGCAAGAACTACTTCTACCCGGACCTTCCCAAAGGGTACCAGATCTCTCAGTACGAGGAGCCGATCTGCACCGGCGGGCACATAGACGTGCCGACCTCCTCGGGCACCGTGCGGGTGCGCATCCGCCGGCTGCACCTCGAGGAGGACACCGCCAAGAACGTCCACGTCGGCACCAGCGGGCGGATGCACGGCTCCACAGCCTCGCTCATAGACTTCAACCGCAGCGGCACCCCGCTGATGGAGATCGTCACCGAGCCCGACATCCCCTCGGCCGAGGCCGCGCGCGAGACCGCGCTGCGCCTGAGGGACATCCTGCGGGCCGTCGGCGCCTCCGAGGCGGACATGGAGAAGGGGCAGCTCCGCTGCGAGGCGAACGTCTCGATCCGCAACCCCGACGGTTCTCTCGGTACGCGCACCGAGCTGAAGAACATAAACTCGTTCCGCTTCATGGAGCGGGCGATAGAGCGCGAGCTCCGGCGCCAGCGCGAGATCGTCGCCTCCGGCGGGACGGTACGCCAGACCACCATCCACTACGACCCCGAAGACGACGAGGTCTACGAGACCCGCAGCAAGGAGTACGCCGAGGACTACCGCTACTTCCCCGAGCCGGACCTGCTCCCGCTGCAGTTGAGCGAGGAATGGGTCGAGGGGCTGCGCGCCCGGCTGCCCGAGCTGCCAGAGGCGATGCGCGCCCGCTTCATCGAGCAGTACGGGCTCTCCGAAGAAG
This genomic stretch from Rubrobacter naiadicus harbors:
- the gatA gene encoding Asp-tRNA(Asn)/Glu-tRNA(Gln) amidotransferase subunit GatA; the encoded protein is MLELSAFELAGKIASGEVSAREAAEAASERVEAAEPEVHAMITPTPELALERAGRVDERRARGEELAPWEGVPIAVKDVLSTRGVRTTCGSRILENFEPVYEATALARLGEPVVVGKANMDEFAMGSSTENSAFGPTRNPWDLSRVPGGSSGGSAAAVAAGEGWWALGTDTGGSVRQPAALCGIVGLKPTYGRVSRYGLIAFASSLDQIGPMTRDVRDAALLLSAIAGHDPRDSTSASAEVPDYLAELDRGVEGLRVGIISEMMGEGIEPGVREVVERAARSLEEAGAEVGEAHLPHQEYALAAYYIIAPAEVSSNLARFDGVRYGMRVEAEGVHEMFRRTRGRGFGDEAKRRIMLGTYALSSGYYEAYYAQAQKVRTRIIEDFRAAFSRFDVLLSPTSPTVAFGLGEKVEDPLAMYAQDICSIPANLAGIPAISVPGGLSEGLPVGVQLMGNHFAEATLLRAARTVEEASGFRFEMRP
- the gatB gene encoding Asp-tRNA(Asn)/Glu-tRNA(Gln) amidotransferase subunit GatB — protein: MEVKEREAYQAVIGLEFHAHIATRTKMFCGCRVSYGDPPNTHTCPVCLGHPGALPVANERAVELGVMAGLAMGCEVAPRAVFARKNYFYPDLPKGYQISQYEEPICTGGHIDVPTSSGTVRVRIRRLHLEEDTAKNVHVGTSGRMHGSTASLIDFNRSGTPLMEIVTEPDIPSAEAARETALRLRDILRAVGASEADMEKGQLRCEANVSIRNPDGSLGTRTELKNINSFRFMERAIERELRRQREIVASGGTVRQTTIHYDPEDDEVYETRSKEYAEDYRYFPEPDLLPLQLSEEWVEGLRARLPELPEAMRARFIEQYGLSEEAAGVLTAERELAAYYEEVASQVDPRQAANWISGDLRALLNESGLSISECKILPGHMAELIGLVQSGDLSRSAAKEVLERSFETGERPQEIVEREGLGTVGGDELSGIVERVISSNPEEARRVREGDRKVVGFLIGQVMRETRGNADGGKVREILMEKLGS